Genomic DNA from Solanum pennellii chromosome 3, SPENNV200:
AAGAACagtttgtatttgtttttaataagGTTGTCCAAAGGTAAACTTAACAAAGactatttgtttttaatatggTTGTCCAAAAGGAAACTTAACAAAGACTTGATCTTTACTTCCTAGTATGATGTGaataatacttaaaaatagCTCCACACAATTTCATTAAAGGATGTCAACAATTACAGCAGGAAAGTCTTActtgaaactaaaaaataaaaggaaaaatgacaAAACTAATAATAGTACTACTTTGGACTAAAAAATTGTCTAAACTACAGAAAAAGTAAAAGGGCACCAACAGCTAGTTCAACCTCTTTTCCTTGTCAAAATCGACGTCTTAACCTGACTTCCTGAGCTCAGTTGATTCTTGAAGCAGTAGCTCTGGATCGAGAGTTGGATGCTtaccttattattataaaataaaaaggagaaagagCTTTTTATAGATGTTGAGGTGAGTAAGGGGGGTTTTGCTGGCTTGCTGGCTAGCTCTTGCGAAATCTAAGTAggctataaaaatataaaagtgaccaaaataagtcactattttagtaagtaactaaaataagcttagtgaaagaaaaaatttcactttattcaattttctaaaCATTTTCCCTTAGTGTCATAACgtgtatttttaatatataattgaacTTTTTCTTACACCTTATAAaacttacactttataaagtgtgagtttttcttacactttataaagtggaacttACACTTTATATATTCCTATCTAGTTCATTTCAAAGCGCGAGGACTGATCAAAATAATTATCTAGTCTATAACTTAGAGCAATATTTCTATCTTGCTGAGGTGAACCgctataaaatatataagaataagaataataaatcatataaattaataaataattgacaaaatcaacaaataGTAATCGAAATATAATTATTGAGCATTACCGGACACTTTCATTGATAGTTTcgtttaaatcaaaatcatatcgGCCGGTAAGAGTATTTTGATAATGAGTCATGTTAGGAAAATCAGTAGATTGAGTTATCGGAAATCCATCAATGCTGTTACGATTTTCTAATTGGGAATGGACATCAACTGATAAAGAATAACGTTGTTGACTAATCTTAGGCTCCTTCCTAACAtagatttcaagtattgttaaCTTGATTTGATCTATGTAGTCATTTGGAACCCTCAAAAAGTCAGGCAATGATTCgtcatattataaattataatcaaattataatctGTACCGTTTATACctattcttttataaattgatgaaataaatttatgatattgaaCATTAATTGGATATTCAGCATTGTGTTTGGGAGGACAATTATAATAAATGGTATTTTCGTCATGTATAATTTCGTCATcccaaaataaatagaaactttaactttaggtgtaaaagaatttttttttagattaaacAAATATAGAAGATTTTATGTTGTAGGCGCTATCAACTATGTTTAAACGTCCTTAAATAGAGATTGAAAGATTTttcagaataaaaaaataaaaatatatagtgtAATATTTCTTTCCGTTTTTATGATATgtcaaatcaatataattatatGACAACACTGAAAAAACTTCTCCAAAACGTGAAAAATATTCCCCTTATAAAGTGTaaaaaaaagtttcactttataaagtataagaaaaaCTTACAGTGGAAGAAAAGGTTCCACTTTATAGAGTGTAAGAAAAACttacattttataaagtgaaagaaaaaaaaacttacccTTTGTatagtggaagaaaaagttccactttataaagtgtaggAAAaatttacactttataaagtgtaagaaagaGTTtcgttatatattaaaaatatacgTTATGACACTAACGGAAAACGTTTGAAAAATTGGATAAAGTGGAACGTTTTCTTccactaaacttattttagttaACTTACTAAAATAGTGACTTATTTTGATCACTTCTATATTTTTGTGACTTATTTAGGTTTCGGACTCTCTCTTTTCCCTACTTGTTGCTTTTCGATTTTCTTGGGTAAATCCACAAGTAAcataagaaaaaactaaaaaagtgCAGCTGTATGTATATCTTCAAGTAATTCCTAACATTGGGATCAGCTTCATGTTGTGGGGCTGTTTGGCTCAAAAGCATGGGACGAATATTATTTTGGGCATTTTCTTCATCAATGGGACCCAAAATTAAAGTATGTGGGATGAAAACTTTCTGGGAACATATGATTGCTACTTTTCTTTTGTCATTTCAGTTTTGAGCAACTATTTGGGGTCTAATGTCATCGAAAAGGCAGCTTAAAGTTAAGATTTTTAGTAATCACAGGTTCATTGTACATGAACTAACTTTTTTGCTTAGCTGCTGTTATTATGGACATTCTTTGATGAAATTTTCTTAGTTTacttttgtataaaaaaaaaaaagttcttaatGGCATATTAATAGTGTAAATCAGGCATGTTACAAGTCATTTAAGAATGGTAGTACTACATTTTatcaaacattaataattaataactcaACATTGTTACAAGCAAAATTTAATAACTCAAACAGAAGACAATCCAAGCAACCTGTTATTTTCACTCTACAAACATAAGTCTTGTCATCAACTTGGCAAGTACTTACCTTAGGTCATTTTGAGACCAAGGTTGATTTTTACTACTAGAATTTGTACAGCAAGACTAAATTGCTTATCACTCTATTGTCTGGGGCCGAAGGGAGAGCTAGAACGGACAGCACTGCGATGATCAGGTGTCCCTACTCGGTCTGATTGACCTGATCCTGGCTTTGCTTTGTTCATAAAGTTACCAAGTGATCTCCAACTCTTCTCTGAATTTGTATCTGCATCCACAAGTCCATCAACATACTTTGTCGAACCAATTTTCTCAAATTGCACTCTTTGCCTGGGTGCGCTATGCGACCTAAGTTTCGCAAGGTATGATTCTGTATTAGACATATAGTTGGGGTGACCTAGGTAGTCCGCAAACAAGCTTCGTGAGCATTCACTTCTCGAAGGAGAGGGGCCTCTTCTACTGCTACTCCCTGGTCTGGACAACGTGGAATGAACTCCAGGGCTGCGCTCAACAGTCCAAGCAGCTGGCTGATCAGTATCTTGACAAAATGTCAGTGACCTCAAAGATGACACTTCCCCTGAAGATATACTAGGATTTGGTTTCATATGGTTTCCCAAATGTTTCGACATAGAGTTGACAGTTCTTGTTCCGTGAGCATTATCGTTCCAAGATGAATAACGTGAATTGTGAGACTTTTTCTCACTTGGTTTGGGGTGCAAACGTGGTTTCCATGTGTCTATCTCAAGTATCTTGTCAGTGCTCTCATCATGATCTCCACCATTTTTTTTCAGGGAAGTATCTCCGTAGCCATTTTTTGCACATTCCTCCATCCAGTGATGTATATACTGTGAAGCCAAATGTGACCTATCCTGACCAAAGCTCTCATGCGGTTTCAATTTGGAACCAGATTTCTGCATTTAATATCGAAAATAAAAGATGCATTAATGCATGCATGATTGTAATTGGCGGACATCTAACTGAAATGAGTATTACTGGATAAATAAGGTCCCTTTTACTTCTAGGAGCTGCCGACATTTCTGAGAACGAATATGCTTCCAAGGTCCAATCATGTGAGAAGCTTgcgaagagaaaataaaatataattcaaaattactGTTGAGTGCTACCTTCAGGTTTGGCCCATGATATTTACAATTGAATGAATACTGCTGTGGATCATATTTTCTCGGAGTTGCAATGCCCTGCAAGATTTTTGGTGAAATAGAAAATGGTTACCATACAATCCAATCAATGTGCAAGTTCAAAATTGATCAGTATCAATAGTCTCTCTGACCAAGTATATTGAGGCAACATTTTTATCTTAGAACATTCCTGCATGAGTCATGCACACTTGAAGATCTTACCAGTTGAAGTAGATTAACAATAGTTTGTTGACAAAAGAACATTCAAAAGATCCTAGCTTTTACTGAAATCATGAGGTCAAGACTACAGTATGTTTAGACAAGGCTGTCCATGACTCATctctaaaatataatacttacAGGATGCTCAAATCGTGAAGCTCTGATGCTGGAATGAGAGGGATCTGAAGTTACA
This window encodes:
- the LOC107014857 gene encoding protein IQ-DOMAIN 14; translated protein: MGKASRWLRSLLGSKKSPSESSPPAKEGKNNKWGLRKSSNGSGRTTGAEIAYGNEDPPASPYAEALDANKHAIAVAAATAAVAEAALAAAHAAAEVVRLTSGKRSTSAYGSSNTERRREWAAVKIQSEFRAYLARRALRALKGLVKLQALVRGRIVRKQSADMLRRMQAMARIQARASANRNVTSDPSHSSIRASRFEHPGIATPRKYDPQQYSFNCKYHGPNLKKSGSKLKPHESFGQDRSHLASQYIHHWMEECAKNGYGDTSLKKNGGDHDESTDKILEIDTWKPRLHPKPSEKKSHNSRYSSWNDNAHGTRTVNSMSKHLGNHMKPNPSISSGEVSSLRSLTFCQDTDQPAAWTVERSPGVHSTLSRPGSSSRRGPSPSRSECSRSLFADYLGHPNYMSNTESYLAKLRSHSAPRQRVQFEKIGSTKYVDGLVDADTNSEKSWRSLGNFMNKAKPGSGQSDRVGTPDHRSAVRSSSPFGPRQ